Part of the Neisseria brasiliensis genome is shown below.
AAGGCCAATCCCCACGACACGCCAAACAGCGACCAGCCCCAACCGCCCTTCAGCGTCACCAACGTAAACGGCGTGTAGCTGCCTGCAATCAGCAGATAAATCATGCAATGATCTACCTTTTGCAATACTGCTTTCACTCTCGGCTGCGGAATGCTGTGATACAGCGTCGAGCCCAAATACAACAGCAGTAAGCACACGCCATAAGTAATCGCGCTGGCAAGTTTGTAAGGATCAAAATCCTCAACCGCCTTCACAATCAGCAACACCATACCGGTCAACGCCAGCAGCGCGCCGACCAAATGGCTATACGCATTAAAACGCTCACCTTGATACATAAGCTTTATTTCTCATCATGGATGACAGCCAACAGTGTACGCCGATTCCTTGAATAAAAGGCCGTCTGAAAGATAAAAATAAGTTAACCGCTCTTTTTTATCAAATGAATGATATTTAAATAAATCATTTAAGAATAAAACAAAAGCCTTACTGAATCCAGTAAGGCTTTTGTTAAGTATGTGGCACGCCCACGGGGAATCGAACCCCGGTTACCGCCGTGAAAGGGCGATGTCCTAACCGCTAGACGATGGGCGCGGAATAAAGGATTTTCTTAATGGCGCACCCGGAGCGATTCGAACGCCCGACCCTCTGGTTCGTAGCCAGATACTCTATCCAACTGAGCTACGGGTGCATCCTCATCACCTCGCTGTTGCGCTGTGAATCAAGAAGACCGAATAATAAAGAATTTACTGAATCCTGTCTAGTATATTTTCCATTATTTTTTGAGATTTTCAATAAACAATTGAAATAAAATTAAATAAATTTTAACGCAACATGCCTAGGCCGGATAAATCTTGCGCCATCTTGGCCGCAGCATTGTCAGTCATGCCGCCGACAAAATCCAAAATCTTCATGTAGGCTTGGTAAAGTGTGTCATTTTCGGTGATGGGGTCATCGTTTTTGAGCAATTCCAACACCAAAGATTGGCGCAAATCAACATGTTTGTGCACCAGATACGCATAAGCCGCCGGCACCAGCAAATTCAAAATAGAGCCCAAGCACGGGAATGTGGCAATTTCGGTAATAAGCTTGGTGTGATGTCGGAAAATGCGTGTGCGCGCCAAATCTTTGGCTTTCTCAAGCGTATTTTGTACTTCAGGGCTGCACAAAGCGATTAAGTCTTTGCCTTTGAATTCGCCGTTGAGCAAGTCGGATTGGTGTTTCATAAAGGTTTGCGCGACATCATCAATTGCCCGCCCGATGGCAATGCCGCGTAGCATGGCGCAACGCTGGCGACTGGATTGGGCATACCATGTGCTTTCAGCAAAGGTCAGCTCGGATAATATGCTTTCGACTTCGGTATCGCTGAGCAAATCCAGCTCAACCGCATCTTCTAAGTCCAACAAGGCGTAGCAAATATCATCGGCGGCTTCCATCAGATAAGACAGCGGATGACGCGCCCAATGGTTTTCGCCCAATTGCAGCAAGCCCAATTCTTCGGCAACACATTGAATAAACGGCAACTCGGTTTGGTAAATATTGAATTTCTTTCTGCCGTTGGGATGCAACGTCGTCCACGGATATTTCAGCAAAGCGCCGATGGTCGCCGCCGTCAGTCGCATACCGCCGCGATTGCGGTACATTTCCAACGTCGCCAAAATGCGCAAACTGTGGGCATTACCTTCATAGGTTTGCACATCATTGCGCTCAATTTCGCTCAAGCCTTGCAGATAGCGGCTGTGTTGCGGATTACGAAACCAATCACGCAGCGCGTCTTCGCCGGTGTGGCCAAACGGCGGATTGCCCAAATCATGCGCCAAACATGCAACCTGCACCACCGCGCCGATATCACTCGGGGTATTACCCAAAGGCAAAAACTCACCGGCTTGCAACATCATGCCGACACGGTTACCCAAGCTTCTGCCGACGCTGGCCACTTCCACGCTGTGGGTTAAACGATTGTGGGTCAAATCGTGCTCGGCAAAGGGATGAACTTGGGTTTTGCGCCCCAAGCGGCGGAACGAGCCGGAAAACACCACGCGGTCGTAATCGATGTGAAAATCGGTGCGCAAAGCATCCATGCCTTCTTGTGTGGACGGCGTTACCGTCGGCACAATGCCGCCATCTTTCACGCGAAAGCGTTGGGTGGACAATAAATCCTGCCAGTTCATTTTTGCCTGCATGAGTAAGGTTCCGTATCAGTTTGAATGATTTGACTATACAATAAATTGAGGCCGTCTGAAAGTTTCAGACGGCCTCACAATAACCACTTATTTATTACCGCGCATCAGTTCGAAAAATTCGTTGTTATCTTTGGAATCTTTCAACTTGCCCACCAAAAATTCTGTGGCTTCGATTTCGTCCATCGGATGCAGGAATTTGCGCAGCAGCCACATGCGTTGCAACTGGTCGTTCGGCACCAGTAATTCTTCACGGCGGGTGCCGGATTTGTTGATGCTGATGGCCGGGAACAGACGTTTTTCAGCCATACGGCGGTCGAGGTGCAATTCCATATTGCCCGTGCCTTTAAATTCCTCATAAATCACGTCGTCCATGCGGCTGCCGGTTTCAACCAATGCAGTAGCGATGATGGTGAGCGAACCACCCTCTTCCACGTTACGCGCCGCGCCGAAGAAGCGTTTCGGACGGTGCAAGGCATTGGCATCGACACCACCGGTCAAAATCTTGCCTGAAGTCGGCACCACGGTATTGTACGCGCGCGCCAAGCGGGTAATCGAATCGAGCAGAATCACCACGTCTTTTTTGTGTTCAACCATGCGTTTGGCTTTTTCCAACACCATTTCAGCCACTTGCACATGGCGTTGCGCCGGTTCGTCAAACGTGGAAGACACCACTTCGCCTTTTACGCTGCGGCTCATCTCGGTCACTTCTTCCGGACGCTCGTCAATCAGCAACACGATTAATTCAACTTCCGGATTATTGGCCGTAATCGCGTGGGCAATGTTTTGCAGCATCACGGTTTTACCGGTTTTCGGCGGCGCCACCAACAAAGCACGTTGGCCGCGACCAATCGGTGACACCAAATCAATCGCGCGGCCGGTAAGGTTTTCTTCGGCTTTGATGTCGCGCTCGAGCTTGAATTGTTTGGTTGGGAATAAAGGCGTTAAATTTTCAAACAAAATCTTGTGTTTGCACGCTTCCGGATCATCGCCGTTGATGGTATCCAAGCGCACAAGGGCGAAATAACGCTCATTGTCTTTCGGTACGCGCACGCTGCCTTCAATGGTGTCGCCGGTGTGCAGATTAAAGCGGCGGATTTGGCTTGGGGAAACGTAAATATCGTCAGGGCCGGCCAGATAAGAAGTGTCGGCGCTGCGCAGGAAGCCGAAGCCGTCGGGCAGAATTTCCAAAGTGCCCGAGCAGGTAAAGCTCTCACCCTGCTTCATTTTTTGGCGCACAATGGCGAAAACGAGGTCTTGCTTGCGTAAACGGTTGGCATTTTCGATGCCATGCTCTTCGGCCATTTCCAACAATTTGGAAATGTGTAATGTTTGTAATTCAGAAACGTGCATAATGAGTGATTTTGATAGAATTGAAGACGACGGATGCCGTCTGAAGGAATAGATCATGCCGTATGAAAGGCATATGCTGAAAGAAAATGGAATTTTAGGCGGTCAGGCTTTTTGTGTCAAATATTATCCGTATTTGGTCGGGATTGAAGATGGAAGGCCGTCTGAAAAACATACTTTCAGACGGCCTTAATCTTACGCCTTAGCCTGCCAAGAATCTTTCAAGGTTACAGTGCGGTTGAATACCGGCTGCTCGGCGCTGTGGTCTTTGCGGTCGGTCACGAAATAGCCGATACGCTCGAATTGCCAGCGGCTTTCGGGTGGCAAGGTGGCGGCCACTGGCTCGGCGTAGGCGGTGATTTCTTTCACCGATTCGGGATTCAGGAAATCGGTAAACGGCAGATATTCGCCGTCTTCGCCACGGATGGCATCGGGACGTGCTTCGGTAAATAGGCGGTCGTACAGGCGCACTTTGATTTCAGCGGCGTGTTCGGCAGATACCCAGTGAATCACGCCTTTGACCTTGCGGCCTTCCGGATTTTTGCCCAGTGTGTCGTGATCGATGCTGCATTTGAGTTCGGTAATGTGGCCGTCAGAATCTTTAACCACTTCATCGCACTTCATCACATAGCCATGGCGCAGGCGCACTTCACCGCCTAGGGTTAAGCGTTTCCAGCCTTTTGGCGGTTCTTCGGCAAAGTCGTCGGCTTCGATATAAATGGTTGGCGAAACCGGCACTTCACGTTCGCCCATTTCTTCGTGATTCGGGTGGTAGGCAGCGCGGCGGCTTTGGGTTTTGCCGGCTTCAAAATTGGTCAAGGTCACTTTCAACGGGTTCAACACCGCCATTAGGCGTGGGGCGGAATTTTCTAATTCTTCGCGAATCGCGCCTTCCAATACGCTCATGTCCACCACGTTTTCTGATTTGGAAATACCCACGCGCTTGGCAAACAGGCGCAAGCCTTCGGGCGTGTAGCCGCGGCGGCGCATACCGGAAATGGTCGGCATACGCGGGTCGTCCCAGCCGGATACATGGCCGTCTGAAACCAATTGGTTCAGTTTGCGTTTCGAGGTAATGGAATACAGCAATTCCAAGCGTGAAAATTCGTATTGGCGCGGACGGGTTGGATGCGGTGCGGGGATATTGTCGAGCACCCAATCATACAGCGGACGGTGTGATTCAAATTCCAGCGTACACAGCGAATGGGTAATGCCTTCAATCGCATCGGAAATGGCGTGGGTGTAATCATACATCGGGTAGATGCACCATTTGTCGCCGGTATTGTGGTGATGCGCGCGGCGGATGCGGTAAATCACAGGGTCGCGCAGGTTGACGTTGCCCGCGGCCATATCGATTTTCAGGCGCAGGGTTTTGCTGCCGTCGGCAAATTCGCCGTCGCGCATCTTGTAGAACAAGTCCAAGTTTTCTTCCACGCTGCGGTCGCGGTAAGGGCTGTTTTTGCCCGGCTCGGTCAGCGTACCGCGATATTCGCGCATTTCTTCGGCAGTCAAATCATCGACATACGCTTTACCTTCTTTAATCAAACCGACTGCGTAATCAAACAGTTGGTCAAAATAATTCGAGGCATAACGCGGCTCGCCCGACCATTCAAAGCCCAACCAGCGCACGTCTTCTTTAATCGAATTGACGTATTCGTCGCTCTCTTTTTCGGGATTGGTGTCGTCAAAACGCAGGTTGCACAGGCCGTCGTAAACATAAGCCAAACCGAAGTTCAGGCAGATGGATTTGGCGTGGCCGATGTGCAAATAGCCGTTTGGCTCAGGTGGAAAACGGGTTTGAATAGCGCTGTGTTTGCCGCTTTGTAAGTCGTCTTCGATGATGGTGCGGATGAAATGGTTGTCCGCAAATTGTTCTTTATTCAGCATAAAATCGTCTTTATGAAAGATAAGGATTCAGACGGCCTGTTGGTCTTGAAAAGGCCGTCTGAAAAGAAATTTTGAAAAATGAATTGTACCTGAGATGGCGGATTTGATAAATCGTTTAGGCGCAAGGTTGAGTCGCTGCCAAGCAAGCATGGCGCGCATTCATTTCGTCTGACCACGCGGCCAATTCGGAGAATCCTTCCATGGTATCGGCTTGGGTCAAGGCGTTGCGAAAACGGAGAAAATCAATCGCGCACACGGCATTGAGTGTGCCGATATTCAATTCTGTGCCAAATGGCTGAATGGCTTCGGCCAACACCGGCAGCGTGCGCGTGTTGCGCTGCATAATCTGGGCATGGCGCGACTGCCACCATTCAGCTTCGGCGCGCAACAGCTTTTCACCGACCATATCAATGGTGTTGTCCAGCATACCTGCGGCCAAATCGTGCAGATTCAAGATTGCCCAACGATTGTCACCTTGCGGATATAAGCTGTCGTTACTGCCGTGTGCATCAAGGTATTCGGCGATGACATTGCTGCTGTAAAGCCATGTGCCGTCATCGGTTTGCAACACCGGAATGCGGCCGAGCGGTGTATCGCGGTTGTGTTCGGCTTGTTCGGAAAACGCTGCGCCGCTGATGAGATGGGCTTCAATCTGCGCCTCCAAGCCGTGATAAGCGGCCACGGCACGCACTTTGCGCACATACGGGCTGGTATTGGAATACCATAATTTCATGTTCTGCTCCTAAGATGAGCGCGTAGGCGGCGTGAGCCATTCCACGCCGGCGCTGTCGAGAATTTTGCGCATATTATCGGCCGGCGCGCGGTCGGTAAACACTTTATCGAATTCGGTAATGCTGCCCAAGCGCACTAAGGCATTGCTGTTGAACTTGGTGTGATCCACGCCCAAAAACTTCACGCGCGCATTGTTCATCATCGCCTGCATCACGCTGACTTCTTTGTAGTCGTAATCCAAAAGCGAGCCGTCTTCTTCCACGCCATGGGTGCTCATCACCGCATAATCGACTTTAAATTGATTAATAAAATCCACAGTAGCCACGCCGGTCACGCCGCCGTCAATCGGGCGCACCACGCCGGACGTGATAATCACAATATAGTCGCTGCGTGAAGATGCCATTGAGGCGACGTAAATATTGTTGGTGATGATGCGTAAGTTTCGGCGCTGCTTAATCAGCGCGGCGGCCACGGCTTCCATGGTGGTGCCGATACTGAGAAACAGCGAGGCATTATCGGGAATTTGGTCGGCAATCAGTTGCGCAATGGCATTTTTCTCTTCCTGATGGCTGTTGCGCTTGCCTTGTTGCAACTCGCTTTCTAATACATCACCCAAAGTCGCCCCGCCATGATAGCGGCGCAACACGTTTTCTTCGCTCAATAAGTTAATATCACGGCGGATGGTCTGCGGCGTTACGTCCAATTCTTTGGCCAATTGGTCGATGGACATATAATGCTGCGCGCGCACCAATTCGATGATTTTTTCGTGTCTTTGGATTCGTGGTTTCATGGTATTCTCTTTTGTGTGGCCTGCCGTATTGTTCTTATGCAGAATATTTTTAGAATTTTGCCAAATTTTGCTAACGGCTTCAACCAAATGAGGAAAAAACCACCATCAAAAACGGCGCCGCCACATTAACGATAAAGCCGAAACTAATCGCCAGCGGCACAGCGGCCAAACCACCCGAGCTTTGGATAACCGGCAAAGTAAAATCCAAGCTGGTCGCCCCGCCCACGCCCACCGCCGCGCTCGGATGGCGGCGCATCAACATCGGAATAAACACCAGCGCAAAAAATTCCCGCCCCAAATCGTTCAAGAGCATAATACTGCCCCACACCGCGCCGTAAGCTTCGGTCATCACCAGGCCCGACAAAGAATACCAGCCGAAGCCCGAAGCCAGAGCCAAGCCTTTCAGCCACGAGACATCTTCATTCAACGCAGCAAACAACCAACCGCCGGCCAACGACGATGCCATCATGATCATGGCCGTCTGAACGCCGCGCTTATTAATCAATACTTGGCGCAAACTCACACCGCTGCCGTTGAGCTGGATACCGATCAGCAACACCAGCGCCATCAGGCAATACATACCCAAGTTTTCAGACGGCAGCCACACGTCGGCCATCAATTTGCCGAATACAAAACCCAAAGCCACGCAGCCGAGCTGTTTGGCGCTGCCCGATAAACTCACATTGGCTTTTTGGCCCGAACCTTTGGCCTGCCACGGAAAGCGGCGGTCAAACCACATCAAGGCCAGTAAATTCATGCCGATGGTGCAGGCAAACAATAATAAAGTCGTCAGCACGATGGTATTGAGTTGCGAACCCAAATTCTCCACGCGCGCGAGCGACACGCCGATTAAAAACAGCACGGCATACACCAGCACCACCAGCATTTTATCCACTAAGGCCAAATAATGTTTGGGCAGGCGGATAAAAAAACCAAGAAACATCGGCACCAACACCGACAATAAGGTTGTCAAACTTTCCATTTTTTCCCACATCAAAGGCCGTCTGAAAACCTTTCAGACGGCCTCTCTTTGATTCATTAATGCAATTCGTTTTGCGCTTCGTATTTGCCTTCCAAGCGCTCGATACAGCTGCCCAAGTGACGGCGCAACAGTTTCAACACCCGCGTGCGTTTGCCTGCGGCGAGCAAATCCAAAATTTCGCGATGCTCATTATAGGTGTGGCCGCTGGTGCGGTGGCCGTGGCCGTGGCTGCGTTCGCCAAATACCGCCACAATCAGCGATGAGCGGGCGCACAAGGTATTCATGATTTCAAACAATACATCATTATCCAACAGGCGCACCAATTCAACGTGGAAGGCATTGGCCAAACGGTTCCAGCCCACGCTGTCGCCGTTTACCGATGCTTCCGCTTCGCGCTCAATCATGTCATACATCGGTTGCAAACGCGTTTCTAAATCCGGCAATTCAAGCAGCAAATTGAAAATCATCGCTTCCAATTCGATGCGCGACTTATACACATCCTGAATTTCTTTCAAATCCGGCACATGCACGAAAGCGCCGCGATTAGGCTGCAAATCGACAATTTTATCGTGCGCCAACAGCGACAAAGCGCTGCGCACGGTATTGCGTGAACACACCATCTGGCGACACAAATCGGATTCGGTCAGCTTCTTGCCCGGCAACAAAACGTGGTCTGTAATGGCATCCAAAATAGATGCATAAACACGGAAAAGCTCGGAATCATGTCGCTCTTCCAAAATTAATGAAGACGTCGCCGGTGCAGTATTGGTTGCGTTATGATTTGATTTATTTTGATTATTCATTTGATTTTCCTAGCAATTTTACTTGCACAAACGGATTATTTATAATATTAATAAAATTTGTTGACAATTCAGAGCATAAATTGCACAATAACTCTAAAGAAAAGCCAAGTATTACAAGGCGGTTAAATAGAGAGAAAAGGTTCAAATCGGCAGATATATTCAAGATACAGCTTGAATATATCTGCTTTTTTGATGGGCGATTTGCAGGCAAATGTTGCGCCATACGGATTTAATCTGCCCTATCATGCTGTTCAGACGGCCTTTTACGCTATTTCGCCATGCGCGCCCTAACGAGCTATTTTACCTGAAAACGGCATTATTAATTCATTTTTAAATGAGGCCGTCTGAAAAATCCCACTGCCCTTTGCCACACCCCAGATTTGAGCTTTGCCCAAGATAGGGAATGTGCAAAGTCATCAGGCTTCAGCAACTTCAAAACTGTGCGTGACCTTCGCCGCTTTGCCCAACATAATCGATGCAGAGCAGTATTTTTCCGCCGACAATTCCACCGCTTTGGCAATTGCCGTTTCTTTCAAATCATGACCGATGACTTTGAAATGAATATGGATTTCGGTAAACACGCGCGGTGCTTCATCGGCGCGTTTGGCTGTTACCGTGGCTTGGCAATCGACTACTTTTTGGCGTTGCTTCTCGGCAATCATCACCACATCAATGCTGGAACAACCGGCCACACCCAGCAACAACATTTCCATCGGGCTGGCACCGCGCTTCACCGCGCCTTCCGCCGCCGCACCTTCCATCACCACACTGTGTCCGCCCTCAGTGGTGCCGACAAAACACATTCCGTCCAACCATTTTGATGTAACTTGCATATTCTATACTTTCTTAATAAGCACCGCACTGGATTTGGATGCGGCTTAGATGTCGCGTATTGTAAACAATTCCATGCCAAATTACCAATGCTGCTAATGGTGTAATAATTTTTGATGCGCAAAAAGATGCTGCGCTTAAAACAACATCAGGCAATATTCTCGCCATGAGGTTTTCGTTTAAAGCATGATGTTATTAGGTATATGATGCTTCTTCATGAAATATCCATACTCAAGGCCGTCTGAAAAACAGATTTTCAGACGGCCTTTTACCATCACAATCAATCTTTATAAGCCCAATGGTTCACCGGCCCGTGACCTGCGCCGATGTTCAGCGGTTGGCTGATGGCGGCGGTGATGTAGTCTTTGGCGGTTTGCACGGCTTCTTCTACGGCAAAACCTTTGGCCAATTCGGCGGTAATACAGGCAGAGAAGGTACAACCGGTGCCGTGGGTGTGCGGCGTTGGGAAACGCAGGCTTTCCATTTCCACCACATCATTCGGTGTAAACAGCCAATCGGTGCAGACTTCGCTTTGGCTGTTGTCCAGATGGCCGCCTTTAATCACCACATGCTTCACGCCCGCTTCTTGCAGCAGCCGCGCGGCGCGTTCGGCATCTTGGCGGTTGTCGATTTTCACGCCGGTCAAGGCTTCGGCTTCGGGCAGGTTGGGCGTAAGCACATCGGTGCGCGGCAACAAATGTTTTTTCATTGCTTCCACTGCCGAATTGTGCAGCAAAGAAGCGCCGCCTTTGGCAATCATCACCGGATCGAGCACCATCTGGCCGAAACGGCAACTTTGCAGATTATCCGCCACA
Proteins encoded:
- the trhA gene encoding PAQR family membrane homeostasis protein TrhA; translated protein: MYQGERFNAYSHLVGALLALTGMVLLIVKAVEDFDPYKLASAITYGVCLLLLYLGSTLYHSIPQPRVKAVLQKVDHCMIYLLIAGSYTPFTLVTLKGGWGWSLFGVSWGLALFGIIQELTIGRKSEKRLLSMIIYVVMGWLILVAMYPLAKSLSAAGLFWLALGGVLYSVGIYWFVNDTKIKYGHGIWHLFVMAGSLAQFICIYFYVL
- a CDS encoding deoxyguanosinetriphosphate triphosphohydrolase, producing MQAKMNWQDLLSTQRFRVKDGGIVPTVTPSTQEGMDALRTDFHIDYDRVVFSGSFRRLGRKTQVHPFAEHDLTHNRLTHSVEVASVGRSLGNRVGMMLQAGEFLPLGNTPSDIGAVVQVACLAHDLGNPPFGHTGEDALRDWFRNPQHSRYLQGLSEIERNDVQTYEGNAHSLRILATLEMYRNRGGMRLTAATIGALLKYPWTTLHPNGRKKFNIYQTELPFIQCVAEELGLLQLGENHWARHPLSYLMEAADDICYALLDLEDAVELDLLSDTEVESILSELTFAESTWYAQSSRQRCAMLRGIAIGRAIDDVAQTFMKHQSDLLNGEFKGKDLIALCSPEVQNTLEKAKDLARTRIFRHHTKLITEIATFPCLGSILNLLVPAAYAYLVHKHVDLRQSLVLELLKNDDPITENDTLYQAYMKILDFVGGMTDNAAAKMAQDLSGLGMLR
- the rho gene encoding transcription termination factor Rho, producing the protein MHVSELQTLHISKLLEMAEEHGIENANRLRKQDLVFAIVRQKMKQGESFTCSGTLEILPDGFGFLRSADTSYLAGPDDIYVSPSQIRRFNLHTGDTIEGSVRVPKDNERYFALVRLDTINGDDPEACKHKILFENLTPLFPTKQFKLERDIKAEENLTGRAIDLVSPIGRGQRALLVAPPKTGKTVMLQNIAHAITANNPEVELIVLLIDERPEEVTEMSRSVKGEVVSSTFDEPAQRHVQVAEMVLEKAKRMVEHKKDVVILLDSITRLARAYNTVVPTSGKILTGGVDANALHRPKRFFGAARNVEEGGSLTIIATALVETGSRMDDVIYEEFKGTGNMELHLDRRMAEKRLFPAISINKSGTRREELLVPNDQLQRMWLLRKFLHPMDEIEATEFLVGKLKDSKDNNEFFELMRGNK
- a CDS encoding glutamine--tRNA ligase/YqeY domain fusion protein; the protein is MLNKEQFADNHFIRTIIEDDLQSGKHSAIQTRFPPEPNGYLHIGHAKSICLNFGLAYVYDGLCNLRFDDTNPEKESDEYVNSIKEDVRWLGFEWSGEPRYASNYFDQLFDYAVGLIKEGKAYVDDLTAEEMREYRGTLTEPGKNSPYRDRSVEENLDLFYKMRDGEFADGSKTLRLKIDMAAGNVNLRDPVIYRIRRAHHHNTGDKWCIYPMYDYTHAISDAIEGITHSLCTLEFESHRPLYDWVLDNIPAPHPTRPRQYEFSRLELLYSITSKRKLNQLVSDGHVSGWDDPRMPTISGMRRRGYTPEGLRLFAKRVGISKSENVVDMSVLEGAIREELENSAPRLMAVLNPLKVTLTNFEAGKTQSRRAAYHPNHEEMGEREVPVSPTIYIEADDFAEEPPKGWKRLTLGGEVRLRHGYVMKCDEVVKDSDGHITELKCSIDHDTLGKNPEGRKVKGVIHWVSAEHAAEIKVRLYDRLFTEARPDAIRGEDGEYLPFTDFLNPESVKEITAYAEPVAATLPPESRWQFERIGYFVTDRKDHSAEQPVFNRTVTLKDSWQAKA
- a CDS encoding glutathione S-transferase, yielding MKLWYSNTSPYVRKVRAVAAYHGLEAQIEAHLISGAAFSEQAEHNRDTPLGRIPVLQTDDGTWLYSSNVIAEYLDAHGSNDSLYPQGDNRWAILNLHDLAAGMLDNTIDMVGEKLLRAEAEWWQSRHAQIMQRNTRTLPVLAEAIQPFGTELNIGTLNAVCAIDFLRFRNALTQADTMEGFSELAAWSDEMNARHACLAATQPCA
- a CDS encoding DeoR/GlpR family DNA-binding transcription regulator, which translates into the protein MKPRIQRHEKIIELVRAQHYMSIDQLAKELDVTPQTIRRDINLLSEENVLRRYHGGATLGDVLESELQQGKRNSHQEEKNAIAQLIADQIPDNASLFLSIGTTMEAVAAALIKQRRNLRIITNNIYVASMASSRSDYIVIITSGVVRPIDGGVTGVATVDFINQFKVDYAVMSTHGVEEDGSLLDYDYKEVSVMQAMMNNARVKFLGVDHTKFNSNALVRLGSITEFDKVFTDRAPADNMRKILDSAGVEWLTPPTRSS
- a CDS encoding lysine exporter LysO family protein gives rise to the protein MESLTTLLSVLVPMFLGFFIRLPKHYLALVDKMLVVLVYAVLFLIGVSLARVENLGSQLNTIVLTTLLLFACTIGMNLLALMWFDRRFPWQAKGSGQKANVSLSGSAKQLGCVALGFVFGKLMADVWLPSENLGMYCLMALVLLIGIQLNGSGVSLRQVLINKRGVQTAMIMMASSLAGGWLFAALNEDVSWLKGLALASGFGWYSLSGLVMTEAYGAVWGSIMLLNDLGREFFALVFIPMLMRRHPSAAVGVGGATSLDFTLPVIQSSGGLAAVPLAISFGFIVNVAAPFLMVVFSSFG
- a CDS encoding GntR family transcriptional regulator, whose protein sequence is MNNQNKSNHNATNTAPATSSLILEERHDSELFRVYASILDAITDHVLLPGKKLTESDLCRQMVCSRNTVRSALSLLAHDKIVDLQPNRGAFVHVPDLKEIQDVYKSRIELEAMIFNLLLELPDLETRLQPMYDMIEREAEASVNGDSVGWNRLANAFHVELVRLLDNDVLFEIMNTLCARSSLIVAVFGERSHGHGHRTSGHTYNEHREILDLLAAGKRTRVLKLLRRHLGSCIERLEGKYEAQNELH
- a CDS encoding OsmC family protein, which produces MQVTSKWLDGMCFVGTTEGGHSVVMEGAAAEGAVKRGASPMEMLLLGVAGCSSIDVVMIAEKQRQKVVDCQATVTAKRADEAPRVFTEIHIHFKVIGHDLKETAIAKAVELSAEKYCSASIMLGKAAKVTHSFEVAEA
- the thiD gene encoding bifunctional hydroxymethylpyrimidine kinase/phosphomethylpyrimidine kinase; amino-acid sequence: MAETFVQSLTIAGSDSGGGAGIQADLKTFQMRGVFGTSVLTAVTAQNTLGVHGVHFVPTDIITAQIKAVADDFDIRAFKLGMLGTAEIIECVADNLQSCRFGQMVLDPVMIAKGGASLLHNSAVEAMKKHLLPRTDVLTPNLPEAEALTGVKIDNRQDAERAARLLQEAGVKHVVIKGGHLDNSQSEVCTDWLFTPNDVVEMESLRFPTPHTHGTGCTFSACITAELAKGFAVEEAVQTAKDYITAAISQPLNIGAGHGPVNHWAYKD